Within the Oncorhynchus masou masou isolate Uvic2021 chromosome 1, UVic_Omas_1.1, whole genome shotgun sequence genome, the region TATCAAAAATAATACTTTGCAAAGAGCTCAGGCTTGTGTTTTAATACCATTACCTAATGTATTACAATACCTCAAAGTGATCCGATTTCaatgttgtatttttttatttggatCTACAGAGTAAGAGAATGACAATGACAAACAGTGATGAGATTAACAGGGAAGagtttgtgtgcgtgcatgcccGGGTATGTTGAGACAGGTGTGCCCTGTGCTGTAACGTAATACAGTGTTTCTCTTCATTCCCTAGGCTCAGCTGGAACagcgaggagaaggaggaggataaGAAGGGCAAAGGCTGCATGTTACAGTTCCAGCATGCCCTGGTGCGTGTGATCACACACTTTATAGCTGAGCAGTCAGACCCCCGGGAGCCACAGGCCTACTTCCTGGGCTCAGACTGGCAGGTGGACGTTACCAGGCTGGTGCGTTACTTCCTCAAGGTGGAGGACCCTCACATCGCCAGactgcaggcaggcagggtgCTGTCAGGACGAGACGTGGGGAGCACCTCCATCCAGGTATGGTAACCATCAGGTCTGATTGGAAGCATGGCCGATTGCCTGTTTAACTGAATGTTTAACTGGGCCTTCATCCAGAGATGTGACATTGTATATTGACATGATAGGATATCTAATGCTGTCTGTGTTTTGTGCCTGAGCAGGTGTTCTCCCCCCTGTCTGACTCCATCCTGGCAGAGAAGACTGTGACGGTGGTAGATGACAAAGTGACCATCACAGAGCTGGGGGTGCAGCTGGTCACTGGCCTGGCTCTGTCCCTGCAGCTCAGCCCAGGAAGCAACAGGGCCATCCTCGCCACGGCAACCACACAGGAAGTGCTGCAGAGCCCCAAACAGGTGCTGTTTACGATCTTCTTGAATGTCAATCAGATCAGACACCGGTGCACTGTAGAGTTTAATAATATTCAATTCAAGTAAAAAATAATATTGCTATTTGTTCTCATCAGGAGGCTGTGGTTAGTTCCTGGGTCCAATTCAGCGATGACTCCATGACCCCTCTGGACATCTATGACCCTGCCTACTACCGTGTGACGGTGACCTCTCTGGATGAGGGCGTGGTGTCGGTGCAGGGCTCCCCGCCTGCAGTGGTGGCAGAGGGTGAGGGACAGGGAGTACTGGTCAGGGTGGAGATGGCCATCTGTGAGGCCTGCCAGAAGTCCAAACGGAAGAGCACCCTTGCCGTGGGCAGTGGCAGCCTCAAGGTCAAGTTCCAGGTCAACAGCCGGCGCTttgacagcagcaacagcagcagcagtagtggaggtggaggtggggttggCGGTGGCAGAAGTAAGGACAGCAGCAGTGACTATGGGAACGATGGGGAGGAGGTGGACAGTGAGAGGAAGCAGCAGAAGCCCCAGCAGACCCTGCCCAGTAGTTCTGCCTCTGAGCGGGAGGAGAGTGCCATGCGCAAGGTCACCACCACCGCCAAATCCACCGAGCGTGACTCCGCTCCAGGCGTGTCCAGTGATGGAAACAGCCAAGGCGGTGTAGGCGGAGTCATTGAAACAGGAAGTTTCTTAAATGCTGGAACCCTCAACAGCCCTGCCAGCCCTATCAATGACAGTGATTATAGTAGCCCTAGTGACTATAGGACAGCTGAGGGGACAGACAGTGGGCTAGTTGAAGATATAGGTAGTGTTGCAGTCAGTAGCACCGTGAAGGCACCTGGTAACCTGGTCAACTACAATAACCCCTATCAAGAGGAGGTGCCTGACCAGGAGCCAATGGGGGTGGACATGGGCAGCGAGGACATGCTGTCCAACCGGCCTCTCTCAGACCTGGAGATTGGCATGTACGCCCTGCTGGGGGTCTTCTGTCTGGCCATCCTGGTCTTCCTGGTGAACTGCATCTCCTATGTGGTAAAGTTCAGGCACAAACAGCCCCCCTCTCATGGCCAGGAGCCCACGGGGCACAGGCACGACTGGGTGTGGCTGGGCACGGACGCTGAGCTGGTGATGAACGTGCCTGGCAGTCCTCCCCAGCAAGACAACCAAAGCGCCACCACAGTCATAGACATTGGGTCTGATAAGACTGCCTCTCTGCCCAGGCGACCCAGCTGCCTCGTCTCCTccagcccctcctctcctctgggctGTGGGGGCTCCGTCAGGGCCAAGCCCATGAACCGCAACGAGTCCATCCATTCGCCCACCAGCAAGAGGAAGAGGGTCCAGTTCACCACCTTTGCCTCTCTGGACCGTCAGCACTCCCCACACCCCCCCAGAGAGAACGGCCATGGGATCCACTGGGTGGGGAAGGAGGAGAACTGTGTTGAACCCCAAGTGCCCATCACAGAGCCCGTGGACCATTTATAATACGTATCGGGACCGTTTCACCCCAACTGTGGGTGAATATGTGGCTTCGATCACCTCAATGCCTTTATTCATGGATAAAAGCAGACAACATAAGGAGCATCACTACTACTGGTTATACTTATTCATTATATGTGATTACGCAAAGATCCTTCTTCGTTTCAATATCTGTAAAGGTGTCTtactgtacatgtaaatatcTCGAATGGTTTGCGAGATACATTTTTATATTAGATATTGGACAAAATGCTGTGAATACGTGTGAGGATGCTTGTCATAAACTGACTGATGGCACTTTGTGTGGTGGAGAGAGGTTTAACCGTTTGACTAGTTGAAGGATTTATTTTTACAAAGCTTATAGACACAAAAGCCTCttttatacctggtgctaacatgtgttttttttcctgctttgtccacattctgattgtgcccgcATTTTCAGAAATATGTCTACACATGGTATTGAAAGGTGTGTCATATCTGTCTGCATTGTGACGAGATTTCCTGGTCCCTCTCTGTATGCAAATAGTTTGACAGCTGTTCTTTCaaaattatatttatttattttaagaccCATATTGATGCCATAAGTCAATAATTTTATAAAGCGGGATCCGTCCACACTTGTAAGGTAACAGCGGGTCACTGACTACCTCCAGAGGTGGTTAGGAAGATCAGATTACAATGCATATTTTAATCGTCTACACCTGTCTGAAAATCAATCAGAAGTTGTGGACTAGATCAGGAAAAAGAATGCATGTTAGAACCAAGTATAAACAGGGCTAAAGAGAGTCTTTGTTGCATGTGAACATTTTTATTCTCTTACCTTTTCCACTCACATGGTGGTATCCCCCTCACACATAAACGGACACGCTTTACAAACAATTTATCCAGAGTGATTATATGAGCCACTCCTAAAGGTACTAAACATAAGCAAGTGGTATTTTTCTATATGCACTGTTTATGTCTTCATATTGTGTACATtcatgtttgatttgttttttgATTGTGTCTAATATGATTTTTCATTAAAGATATGTTCTATGGTATTGATCATGTGATCTTTCCGATGATTGTAGACTAGATACTGCACTCGACTAATCTGTTAGTCCTAGAACTCTTGATTTATTTTGCAGTCTGGGGCAATTTCCGATGTAGGAATCTACGCTTTTCCTACACATGCCTTCCCTACacacttctcagtatttggtattcacACTCTACAGGTATGGCTACCTAATGCTGAAAACCCTCCCGCTTTCTGGCCAACAGATTTTCTGGTGAATAGAGTTTTCATTTAATAGGGTTTTCAGTAAATGTAtcttaagccatccctttaatTTGAAAATAGTGTATCTTTAATTAGGATTTTGTCCACAGCCTCAATAGACTACATAGAGAGAATGTGTTCAGAATATATGATCAATGAAAGAATGCTATCTATGCATCTTCATCTCTGATTTTGCACCAACTGGTAGATTAAAAAACACTCTGATTTTGTAAACTCAGCAGAAAAAGCaacgttctctcactgtcaactgcgtttattttcaggaaacttaacatgtgtaaatatttgtatgaacataactaGATTCAACAagtgagacataaactgaacaagttccacagacatgtgactaacagaaatggaataatgtgtccctgaacaaagggggggtgtcaaaatcaaaagtaacagtcagtatcttgtgtggccaccagctgcattaagtactacagtgtatctcctcctcatggactaccccagatttgccagttcttgctatgagatgttaccccactcttccaccaaggcacctgtgaGTTCCCGGAcatgtctggggtggaatggctctagccttcaccctccgatccaacaggtcccagacgtgctcaatgggattgagatctgggctcttcgctggccatgacagaacactgacattcctgtcttgcaggaattcacgcacagaacgagctgtgtggctggtggcattgtcatgatgGAGGGTCATGTCCagttgagcctgcaggaagggtaccacatgagggaggaggatgtcttccctgcaacgcacagcgttgagattgactgtaatgacaacaagctcaatccgatgatgctgtgacatacagccccagaccatgacagaccctccacttccaaattgatcctgctccagagtacaggcctcagtgtaatgctcattccttcgacaataaacgcaatccgaccatcacccctggtggaacaaaaccgtgacttgtcagagaagagcactttttgccagtcctgtctggtccagcgacggtgggtttgtgccaacaggcgacgttgttgccggtgatgtctggtgagaacctgccttacaacaggcctataagccctcagtccagcctctctcagcctattgcggacagtctgagcactgatggagggattgtttatggttcattgaacaagcatggaaaacagtgttaaaaccctttacaatgaagatctgtgaagttatttggatttttacgaattatctttgaaagacagggtcctgaaaaaaaaaacatttcttttttgctgagttacatttacatttacatttaagtcatttagcagacgctcttatccagagcgacttacaaattggtgaattcaccttctgacatccagtggaacagccactttacaatagtgcatctaaatcattaaggggggggtggtgagaaggattacttatcctatcctaggtattccttgaagaggtggggtttcaggtgtctccggaaggtggtgattgactccgctgtcctggcgtcgtgagggagtttgttccaccattggggggccagagcagcgaacagttttgactgggctgagcgggaactgtacttcctcaatggtagggaagcgagcaggccagaggtggatgaacgcagtgcccttgcttgggtgtagggcctgatcagagcctggaggtactgcggtgccgttcccctcacagctccgtaggcaagcaccatggtcttgtagcggatgcgagcttcaactggaagccagtggagagagcggaggagcggggtgacgtgagagaacttgggaaggttgaacaccagacgggctgcggcgttctggatgagttgtaggggtttaatggcacaggcagggagcccagccaacagcgagttgcagtaatccagacgggagatgacaagtgcctggattaggacctgcgccgcttcctgtgtgaggcagggtcgtactctgcggatgttgtagagcatgaacctacaggaacgggccaccgccatgatgttggttgagaacgacagggtgttgtccaggatcacgccaaggttcttagcgctctgggaggaggacacaatggagttgtcaaccgtgatggcgagatcatggaacgggcagtccttccccgggaggaagagcagctccgtcttgccgaggttcagcttgaggtggtgatccgtcatccacactgatatgtctgccagacatgcagagatgcgattcgccacctggtcatcagaagcgggaaaggagaagattaattgtgtgtcgtctgcatagcaatgataggagagaccatgtgaggttatgacagagccaagtgacttggtgtatagcgagaataggagagggcctagaacagagccctgggggacaccagtggtgagagcgcgtggcgaggagacagattctcgccacgccacctggtaggagcgacctgtcaggtaggacgcaatccaagcgtgggccgcgccggagatgcccaactcggagagggtggagaggaggatctgatggttcacagtatcgaaggcagccgataggtctagaaggatgagagcagaggagagagagttagctttagcagtgcggagcgcctccgtgatgcagagaagagcagtctcagttgaatgactagtcttgaaacctgactgatttggatcaagaaggtcattctgagagagatagcgggagagctggccaaggacggcacgttcaagagttttggagagaaaagaaagaagggatactggtctgtagttgttgacatcggagggatcgagtgtaggtttcttcagaaggggtgcaactctcgctctcttgaagacggaagggacgtagccagcggtcagggatgagttgatgagcgaggtgaggtaagggagaaggtccccggaaatggtctggaggagagaggaggggatagggtcgagcgggcaggttgttgggcggccggccgtcacaagaagcgagatttcatctggagagagaggggagaaagaggtcagagcacagggtagggcagtgtgagcagaaccagcggtgtcgtttgacttagcaaacgaggatcggatgtcgtcgaccttcttttcaaaatggttgacgaagtcatctgcagagagggaggagggggtgggagggggaggaggattcaggagggaggagaaggtggcaaagagcttcctagggttagaggcagatacttggaatttagagtggtagaaagtggctttagcagcagagacagaggaggaaaatgtagagaggagggagtgaaaggatgccaggtccgcagggaggcgagttttcctccatttccgctcggctgcccggagctctgttctgtgagctcgcaatgagtcatcgagccacggagcgggaggggaggaccgagccggcctggaggataggggacatagagagtcaaaggatgcagaaagggaagagaggagggttgaggaggcagagtcaggagaaaggttggagaaggtatgagcagagggaagagatgaaaggatggaagaggaaagagtagcgggggagagagagcgaaggttgggatggcgcgataccatccgagtaggggcagtgtgggaagtgttggatgagagcgagagggaaaaggatacaaggtagtggtcggagacttggaggggagttgcagtgaggttagtggaagaacagcatctagtaaagatgaggtcgagcgtattgcctgccttgtgagtagggggaaggtgagagggtgaggtcaaaagaggagaggagtggaaagaaggaggcagagaggaatgagtcaaaggtagacgtggggaggttaaagtcgcccaggactgtgagaggtgagccgtcctcaggaaaggagcttatcaaggcatcaagctcattgatgaactctccgagggaacctggagggcgataaatgataagaatgttaagcttgaaagggctggtaactgtgacagcatggaattcaaaggaggcgatagatagatgggtaaggggagagagagagaatgaccacttgggagagatgaggatcccggtgccaccaccccgctgaccagaagctctcggggtgtgcgagaacacgtgggcggacgaagagagagcagtaggagtagcagtgttatctgtggtgatccatgtttccgtcagtgccaggaagttgagggactggagggaggcataggctgagatgaactctgccttgttggccgcagatcggcagttccagaggctaccggagaccaggaactccacgtgggtcgtgcgcgctgggaccaccagattagggtggccgcggccacgcggtgtggagcgtttgtatggtctgtgcagagaggagagaacagggatagatagacacatagttaacagggtacagaagaggctacgctaatgcaaaggagattggaatgacaagtggactacacgtctcgaatgttcagaaagttaagcttacgtagcaagaatcttattgactaaaatgattgaaatgaaacagtactgctggagtaggctagctggtagtggctgcgatgttgacactacactaatcaagtcgttccgtcgagtgtaatagtttctacagtgctgctattcgggggctagctggctagctagcaaggttgattgcgttccgttactttaaaagaacgacaatagctggctggctaacctagaaaatcgctctaggctacacaattgtcttagatacaaagacggctatgtagctagctagctacgatcaaacaaaacaaaccgttgtactgtaatagttactacagtgctgctattcgggggctagctggctagctacgttagaagaacgacaatagctggccagctaaccagctaacctagagaatcgctctagactacacaattgtcttagatacaaagacggctatgtagctggctagttAAAATGGTGTGTCTCAGATTTctgtacagaataatacaaaatggtTTGAGAGCAGGTTATTGGCTTAAATCGCCTTAAATTACctcagtatcaaatcaaatcaaaatcaaattttacttgtcacatacacatggttagcagatgttaatgcgagtgtagcgaaatgcttgtgcttctagttccgaaaatgcagtaataaccaacaagtaatctaactaacaattcctaaactactgtcttatacacagtgtaaggggataaagaatatgtacataaggatatatgaatgagtgatggtacagagcagcataggcaagatacagtagatggtatcgagtacagtgtatacatatgagatgagtatgtaaacaaagtggcatagttaaagtggctagtgatacatgcattacataaggatgcagtcgatgatatagagtacagtatatacgtatgcatatgagatgaataatgtagggtaagtaacattatataaggtagcattgtttaaagtggctagtgatatgtttacatcatttcccatcaattcccattattaaagtggctggagttgagtcagtgtcagtgtgttggcagcagccactcaatgttagtggtggctgtttaacagtctgatggccttgagatagaagctgtttttcagtctctcggtcccagctttgatgcacctgtactgacctcgccttctggatgatagcggggtgaacaggcagtggctcgggtggttgatgtccttgatgatctttatggccttcctgtaacatcggaggtgtaggtgtcctggagggcaggtagtttgcccccggagatgcgttgtgcagacctcactaccctctggagagccttacggttgagggcggagcagttgccgtaccaggcggtgatacagcccgccaggatgctctcgattgtgcatctgtagaggtttgtgagtgcttttggtgacaagccaaatttcttcagcctcctgaggttgaagaggcgctgctgcgccttcttcacgatgctgtctgtgtgagtggaccaattcagtttgtctgtgatgtgtatgccgaggaacttaaaacttgctactctctccactactgttccatcgatgtggatagggggtgttccctctgctgtttcctgaagtccacaatcatctccttagttttgttgacgttgagtgtgaggttattttcctgacaccacactccgagggccctcacctcctccctgtaggccgtctcgtcgttgttggtaatcaagccaccactgttgtgtcgtccgcaaacttgatgattgagttggaggcgtgcgtggccacgcagtcgtgggtgaacagggagtacaggagagggctcagaacgcacccttgtggggccccagtgttgaggatcagcggggaggagatgttgttacctaccctcaccacctgggggcggcccgtcatgaagtccagtacccagttgcacagggcggggtcgagacccagggtctcgagcttgatgacgagcttggagggtactatggtgttgaatgccgagctgtagtcgatgaacggcattctcacataggtattcctcttgtccagatgggttagggcagtgtgcagtgtggttgagattgcatcgtctgtggacctatttgggcggtaagcaaattggagtgggcctagggtgtcaggtagggtggaggtgataaggtccttgactagtctcttaaagcacttcatgatgacggaagtgagtgctacggggcggtagtcgtttagctcagttaccttagctttcttgggaacaggaaccatggtggccctcttgaagcatgtgggaacagcagactggtatagggattgattgaatatgtccgtaaacacaccagccagctggtctgcgcatgctctgagggcgcggctggggatgccgtctgggcctgcagccttgcgagggttaacacgtttaaatgttttactcacctcggctgcagtgaaggagagaccgcatgtttccgttgcaggccgtgtcagtggcactgtattgtcctcaaagcgggcaaaaaagttatttagtctgcctgggagcaagacatcctggtccgtgcctgggctggatttcttcctgtagtccgtgattgactgtagaccctgccacatgcctcttgtgtctgagccgttgaattgagattctactttgtctctgtactgacgcttagcttgtttgatagccttacggagggaatagctgcactgtttgtattcagtcatgttaccagacaccttgccctgattgaaagcagtggttcgcactttcagtttcacgcgaatgcttccatcaatccacggtttctggttaggaaatgttttaatcgttgctatgggaacgacatcttcaacgcacgttctaatgaactcgcacaccgaatcagcgtattcgtcaatgttgttatctgacgcaatacgaaacatgtcccagtccacgtgatggaagcagtcttggagtgtggagtcagcttggtcggaccagcgttggacagacctcagcgtgggagcttatttttttagtttttgtctgtaggcaggtatcagcaaaatggagtcgtggtcagcttttccgaaaggggggcggggcagggccttatatgcatcgcggaagttagagtaacagtgatccaaggtttttccgcccctggttgcgcaatcgatatgctgataaaatttagggagtcttgttttcagattagccttgttaaaatccccagcaacaatgaatgcagcctccggataaatggtttccagtttgcaaagagttaaataaagtttgttcagagccatcgatgtgtctcttgggggggatatatacggctgtgattattatcgaagagaattctcttggtagataatgcggtctacatttgattgtgaggaattctaaatcaggtgaacagaaggatttgagttcctgtatgtttctttcatcgcaccatgcctcgttagccataaggcatacacacccacccctcttcttaccagaaaggtgtttgtttctgtcggcgcgatgcgtggagaaacccgttggctgcatcgcttcagatagcgtctctccagtgagccatgtttccgtgaagcacagaacgttacagtctctgatgtccctctggaatgctacccttgctcggatttcatcaaccttgttgtcaagagactggacattggcaagaagaatgctaggaagtggggcacgatgtgcccatctccgtagtctgaccagaagaccgcctcgtttccctctttttcggagtcgtttttttgggtcgctgcatgcgatccattccgttgtcctgtttgtaaggcagaacacaggatccgcgtcgcgaaaaacatattcttggtcgtactgatggtgagttgacgctgatcttatatacagtagttcttctcgactgtatgtaatgaaacctaagatgacctggggtactaatgtaagaaataacacgtaaaaaaaaaaaaaaaaactgcatagtttcctaggaacgcgaagcgaggcggccatctctgtcggcgccggaagtaaagGGTGTATAAAACAATACCTAGGTACACAGCTGGATTTCTTTGAACATCCGTTATACCCTAAACAGCAAGTGAGCAGAGGGTGCATTTTGTCTGTTGTGCATCTCACTCACACAAAGTTCAGTGGGATCAATAACAGGGAACTTGTGGACATGTATAATGAACACCTGTCAGCTCTAGTCTGGTGAGGAGTAGTTGAGGGGAGACATAAGTCATGGAGGGTGTAATCTGTGACCAGGGACCTGAAATGTAAAGCTGTCAGCCACAAACAGATTGGCCCTCCTGATTTGTCGACCAATGCACCAGACCCCAGGCCCCACAAATCACGCCCAGGCGCCCAGGGACAGGGGGACGAGGGGGCCGGGGTAACAGCCTGGTGTCACCTGAGTAGGcctggggctggggctaaggTAAGTCGCTGGACATAGCGTGTCTGTCGGCTCCTGAAGAACTATGGGGAAGGTTGTGTACATGACTCTGTCTGACACTTTGAAATATGTTATGTAACATTATAACATGACACATAtgttgtttgtgtctgtgtaGACTGGGTTTTTTTTCTATGTCTGGAGTGCCACCCAAAAAGACTGACTCGTTGCTGTACAGTTGTTTGCAGACGCTGACGAGGGCGAGGCTAATGTTTCTAATATTTGTCCCACTGGGGGCACacaggttgaatcaacgttgtctGCACataatttcaattaaattacattGAACAAACGTGGTATAGACATTTAATTGATGTTGTGCCCAGTGGGGTTTGTATATCTCTTCTCCCTCGTGCCGATGCCTATAGCAGGTTGCTATAAACCAGGGCTTCTGACCTTTCACATCAGCTTGCTAAGCATTGGGACTGCTGTGTCAGCCGACATCACACTCCTGTGACACGAGCCCACATCATCACCCCACCCCCTATGTAAGGGCACAGCTCCTACTGTGGTGATTGGCAGAGCTGCTAACCTGTCACAACCCCATTTGATTTACAGAGAAGGTGAGCACTCTCCTGCTTTTTTGGGGATAATATTGCATGCTCCTACTCTTGATACTAGGTCACTTGAAGTGACCCACTTGTGGGTGAGTGACTGTATCTTGTGTAAAAAGTTATAAATTAATGAGTGAATCCCAATGGGAACAAGGGAGAGCAGAAAATGATTTAGCTTTATTGTAAATCAAACTTTGCTCTCCCTTACCTTAACTAGGCCTGTAGGAGCTTACTCTCCTAACAACTTCCTGGAGTCAGTTGTTCTGACCTAATTAGCTGCTCAAACCTGAAGTCACAGACAGGTTACACGAACGTCTATCCTTTTCCCACAGCTGTCTTGCCTTGACTTCACCATTGAATTGACTAGAACCACATCTGACTGTAACAAGTGTTTAGGTTGATAAGGTTCACCTATTGTTTCATTTCTGCTTCCCTCAGCACGTTTCTGTTAATGAGCAACACACCTGTTTTCAGTCTGAGGTCTCCTCTAGACTTTCACAAACATTTTTGTTGAATGAAGGAAGCTGGTAAAATCCTTCACCGTGCACTGCTACACACCACATTACAGACAGTCAAAAACGTTGACTTT harbors:
- the LOC135540567 gene encoding transmembrane protein 132D-like; this translates as MSVYSHIWRILQIFLATIVTIVPQELDSREMSDNTKSSLPFPVFLPVNYQVKDADYFFLKEAGQDIMRNSSMQTQTQPFVILRASRPPAVNASYGPLSTEQPVPLDLVQSVQLFRAPGVFTYNWKVQSFVLTPRVYSSMPKVRVLFYVAGRDWDRGADGLKDELPCVTVFAFWQTQEVRGSCALGGLRGTCMAELEPVAGWFSPAAKSSSPGRLDPTEVNTVELYYQARPSAYGKCREGDWDRWGSSEQQQAEYIPVTPMQRISSVRLLQVPKGAPSLSQLKLGKAVVIQTSSKPLKKTDIATFYILTASSSFLENFTMRAIVKKGVSFRTATPSNSLLWDIMLDSGADGTIAVVCQRKSAIPGKRQDSSLLEVLQMDFEVEELSSQSDSQVITWHLELPPNTRDGGQKEGSMRIYTTQRDFVGLAPLVMDSAILNTAVLTGKKVVMPVRTVAVEEDGSVTDVSDFTDCSSTDEDILKVSDRCDYVFVNGKEMKGKVRMMVNFTYSYLSAQLEMNVWIPRLPLQIEVSDTELSQIKGWRVPIMATKRLSWNSEEKEEDKKGKGCMLQFQHALVRVITHFIAEQSDPREPQAYFLGSDWQVDVTRLVRYFLKVEDPHIARLQAGRVLSGRDVGSTSIQVFSPLSDSILAEKTVTVVDDKVTITELGVQLVTGLALSLQLSPGSNRAILATATTQEVLQSPKQEAVVSSWVQFSDDSMTPLDIYDPAYYRVTVTSLDEGVVSVQGSPPAVVAEGEGQGVLVRVEMAICEACQKSKRKSTLAVGSGSLKVKFQVNSRRFDSSNSSSSSGGGGGVGGGRSKDSSSDYGNDGEEVDSERKQQKPQQTLPSSSASEREESAMRKVTTTAKSTERDSAPGVSSDGNSQGGVGGVIETGSFLNAGTLNSPASPINDSDYSSPSDYRTAEGTDSGLVEDIGSVAVSSTVKAPGNLVNYNNPYQEEVPDQEPMGVDMGSEDMLSNRPLSDLEIGMYALLGVFCLAILVFLVNCISYVVKFRHKQPPSHGQEPTGHRHDWVWLGTDAELVMNVPGSPPQQDNQSATTVIDIGSDKTASLPRRPSCLVSSSPSSPLGCGGSVRAKPMNRNESIHSPTSKRKRVQFTTFASLDRQHSPHPPRENGHGIHWVGKEENCVEPQVPITEPVDHL